From the Bdellovibrio sp. ArHS genome, one window contains:
- a CDS encoding MotA/TolQ/ExbB proton channel family protein, which yields MLTEKIFTVAHLADQVVLWILLVLSVLSIGMILERYFALKKVAAESQRVRARIKLALQSNSLDDVEDLAKDPNSIEGRAAGYALKHMREAGSKGLEEIFNTFALTERPELEKFLGFLATVGSNAPYIGLFGTVLGIMKAFNDLATTPEAGQQTVMAGISMALVATAAGLFVAIPAVAFYNYYSKQVKGIFQNLESVKELCLAYAKKKGV from the coding sequence GTGCTCACAGAAAAAATATTTACAGTAGCTCATCTGGCCGATCAGGTCGTTTTATGGATCTTGCTTGTGCTCAGTGTGCTTAGCATCGGGATGATTTTGGAACGCTATTTCGCTTTGAAGAAAGTCGCGGCGGAGTCGCAGCGAGTGCGCGCGCGTATCAAGCTGGCTTTGCAAAGCAACAGTCTTGATGATGTCGAAGATTTGGCAAAAGATCCTAATTCTATCGAGGGTCGAGCGGCGGGTTATGCCTTGAAGCACATGCGCGAAGCGGGCAGTAAAGGTTTGGAAGAAATCTTTAACACTTTCGCTTTGACGGAGCGTCCAGAGTTGGAAAAATTCCTGGGTTTCCTTGCGACTGTCGGTTCCAATGCGCCTTACATCGGTCTTTTCGGTACGGTTTTGGGTATCATGAAAGCCTTTAACGATTTGGCAACAACTCCGGAAGCGGGACAACAGACGGTGATGGCGGGTATTTCCATGGCCCTTGTCGCAACAGCCGCAGGTCTTTTCGTCGCGATCCCCGCAGTAGCCTTCTACAATTATTATAGCAAACAAGTGAAAGGCATTTTCCAGAACTTAGAAAGTGTTAAAGAGCTTTGCCTTGCTTATGCTAAGAAAAAAGGTGTTTAA
- a CDS encoding YggS family pyridoxal phosphate-dependent enzyme — protein sequence MDLKAIQQQVTPARILAVSKLQPEEKIRALYQEGQRMFGENYVQEALDKIEHLQDLHDLQWHLIGHLQKNKAKYVAGKFALIHSVDSLELAQVLSRQCATKNVQQNILIQVNLAKEETKSGFDKDSLKEAWNELVLLPHLKIKGFMTMPPLTENPEDVRPYFKELRELRDLLKTQTDLNLHPLDELSMGTSHDYSVAVEEGATILRLGTILFGERPIRR from the coding sequence ATGGACTTAAAGGCGATACAACAGCAAGTGACCCCCGCCCGCATCTTGGCGGTTTCTAAACTTCAACCCGAAGAAAAAATCCGTGCTCTTTATCAGGAAGGGCAGCGGATGTTTGGCGAAAACTACGTCCAAGAGGCCTTAGATAAAATTGAGCATTTGCAAGACCTACACGATCTGCAGTGGCATCTGATTGGCCATCTTCAAAAGAACAAAGCAAAGTATGTCGCCGGAAAATTCGCTCTGATTCATTCGGTGGATTCGTTGGAACTTGCGCAGGTCCTGAGTCGGCAATGTGCAACCAAGAACGTTCAGCAAAACATTCTGATTCAGGTCAATCTGGCCAAGGAAGAAACAAAGAGCGGTTTTGACAAAGATAGTCTGAAAGAAGCCTGGAACGAGTTGGTGCTTCTTCCCCACCTAAAAATAAAAGGTTTTATGACCATGCCGCCATTAACCGAAAACCCCGAGGATGTACGTCCTTACTTTAAGGAGTTGCGCGAGCTCCGAGATCTTCTGAAGACTCAGACGGATCTGAATCTTCATCCTCTTGATGAGCTGTCAATGGGCACGAGTCACGACTATAGCGTCGCTGTCGAAGAGGGAGCGACAATCCTGCGTCTTGGGACTATTTTGTTTGGCGAACGCCCCATCAGAAGGTAG
- a CDS encoding type II secretion system F family protein codes for MGSAELMLILGLLLAGVAVFLFVNSIFASNTDKQQLSWANNDEPVKSKNAIINFSRPLVHQFTLQHALRIRSEGYRKRVRKYIKTSGLSAELNEDEFIGLQLLWGVMFPIFLLIMNFSLQLGLPAPMLVGVGLIGFYLPQIHAKGEKKRRELSVRADLPFFIDLLALSVEAGLDFFSAIQKIVDKAQGTESVLADELGTVLKDIKIGASKTQALKDMSERLDMNEITSFVAVLVDAESTGASISQVLKDQSVQMRLERFVRAEKAGAKASQTILIPLMMFILPAVFIIVFGPVAVSFMYGGK; via the coding sequence ATGGGAAGCGCAGAATTAATGTTGATTCTTGGCTTGCTGCTCGCGGGAGTGGCGGTGTTTCTCTTTGTTAATTCTATTTTCGCAAGCAACACCGACAAGCAGCAGCTTTCGTGGGCCAACAATGATGAGCCGGTGAAGTCCAAAAACGCGATCATCAACTTTTCGCGTCCTTTGGTACACCAATTCACATTACAGCATGCCTTAAGAATTCGCAGCGAAGGTTATCGCAAGCGTGTGCGCAAATATATTAAAACTTCGGGCCTTTCTGCTGAATTGAATGAAGATGAATTTATTGGCTTACAGCTTCTTTGGGGCGTGATGTTTCCGATCTTTCTTTTGATCATGAACTTCTCGTTGCAGTTGGGTTTGCCGGCTCCCATGTTGGTCGGGGTTGGGCTTATTGGATTTTATCTTCCCCAGATTCACGCCAAAGGGGAAAAGAAACGTCGTGAGCTTTCGGTGCGTGCGGACCTTCCGTTCTTCATTGATCTTTTAGCCCTTTCCGTGGAAGCCGGTTTGGACTTTTTCTCTGCAATTCAAAAGATCGTGGATAAAGCGCAAGGGACAGAAAGTGTGCTGGCGGATGAATTGGGAACTGTTCTTAAAGATATTAAAATCGGTGCTTCAAAAACTCAGGCTTTGAAAGATATGTCGGAACGCCTGGATATGAACGAGATCACCAGTTTCGTCGCGGTTCTTGTGGATGCAGAGTCGACGGGCGCCAGTATTTCTCAAGTCTTGAAAGATCAATCCGTGCAAATGCGCCTGGAAAGATTCGTGCGCGCGGAAAAAGCCGGGGCCAAGGCTTCGCAAACGATTTTGATTCCTTTGATGATGTTTATTTTGCCAGCGGTTTTCATTATCGTCTTTGGACCGGTGGCGGTTTCCTTTATGTACGGCGGGAAATAA
- a CDS encoding FHA domain-containing protein, which yields MARLKVRLRGKPVYDIQLAEDRTYIAGRKEDCDIVLQPEKGISREHFKVSFVNGAWTVDVISRYGDVTYNGEQTQQFTLDHGSQFVISPYEFEYMATASATSDESVAPPAPEYSGTSANLPAVPGESSDGFGGSEEKTVIGVAPQVAYIKIMDGQNNEAKELIRLDAGESWVAGRESSCHIQIRDQRVSRRQFEIRRAGSQYVIIDLGSVNGTLLNGNPISSSEPTPIRSGDAISVLTNYLYFELHDAGFQSRLELVNVPPPNPLVQVGSEALPMEYQQQHHELMPYQGAMAPMPYQPPMQYPGAPMPAPTPAPGKFDFQKNRPKIIAGAVALLALAYFFSGDNSAKPPAPQPGAISLPGSPLEIFNKLPPEKQALVRQRYKDAKNLYMQGKYQLAQDEIVKIQELVPDYEDIREIERLSKEAIFIQEQQRRQEQIEKAKIETEEKIQKVAAECQKKVNPDITLPEMEECLSDVMQFNPEHPKIVDLKMQVESITTQRDAKAAERMAYQTQVSKLRAIYTSAENVHKKGKPLDAIAAYERVIASSLPDPNGFKGQAKRNIASIRQMMNSKTATLQSEAEKYYQAQNIKGAILSLRKARVMDPTNPDLPEKIERYTTELRKQMMTIYQEGILEESFGNVDGGESKAGAKDKWRKILELDIPDGEYYKKAYIKLKKYGAL from the coding sequence ATGGCCCGCCTTAAAGTCCGCCTTCGAGGCAAACCAGTTTATGATATCCAGCTTGCTGAAGACCGCACGTACATCGCCGGTCGTAAAGAAGACTGTGATATTGTTCTGCAACCCGAAAAGGGTATTTCTCGCGAACACTTTAAGGTGTCTTTCGTCAATGGTGCATGGACCGTGGACGTCATCTCCCGCTATGGAGATGTGACTTACAATGGGGAACAAACTCAACAGTTCACTTTAGATCACGGCAGTCAATTTGTGATTTCTCCTTATGAATTTGAGTATATGGCAACTGCATCGGCCACATCGGATGAATCCGTCGCGCCACCGGCGCCCGAATACAGTGGCACTTCTGCGAATCTACCAGCCGTTCCCGGAGAAAGTTCGGATGGGTTTGGCGGCAGCGAAGAAAAGACTGTGATTGGTGTGGCTCCACAAGTGGCCTACATCAAAATCATGGATGGCCAAAACAATGAAGCGAAAGAGCTGATTCGTCTTGATGCTGGCGAGTCATGGGTCGCTGGACGGGAATCTTCTTGTCATATTCAAATTCGTGACCAACGAGTCAGTCGACGTCAGTTTGAAATTCGCCGCGCGGGTTCTCAATATGTGATTATTGATCTGGGCAGCGTCAATGGCACTTTGCTGAATGGAAATCCGATTTCTTCCAGCGAGCCTACGCCCATTCGTTCTGGGGACGCGATCAGTGTTCTGACGAATTATTTGTATTTCGAGTTGCATGATGCCGGTTTTCAAAGTCGTCTTGAGCTTGTCAATGTTCCGCCGCCAAATCCATTGGTGCAGGTGGGGAGCGAGGCCTTGCCGATGGAGTATCAGCAGCAACACCATGAGTTGATGCCTTATCAGGGTGCTATGGCGCCTATGCCGTATCAGCCGCCGATGCAGTATCCTGGGGCGCCGATGCCAGCTCCCACTCCAGCACCTGGAAAGTTTGATTTCCAGAAAAATCGCCCAAAAATCATCGCGGGCGCAGTGGCCTTGCTGGCTTTGGCGTACTTCTTTAGCGGCGACAACTCTGCGAAACCTCCGGCGCCTCAACCGGGCGCTATAAGTTTGCCTGGATCTCCGCTTGAGATATTCAACAAACTTCCCCCCGAGAAGCAGGCTCTGGTTCGTCAGCGCTATAAAGACGCCAAGAATCTGTATATGCAGGGGAAATATCAGTTAGCGCAGGATGAAATCGTCAAGATTCAAGAACTGGTGCCGGATTATGAAGACATTCGCGAGATCGAACGTCTTTCAAAAGAAGCGATCTTTATTCAAGAGCAACAACGTCGCCAAGAACAGATTGAAAAAGCGAAGATAGAGACAGAAGAGAAAATTCAAAAAGTCGCGGCGGAATGCCAGAAGAAGGTCAATCCGGATATCACTCTGCCAGAGATGGAGGAGTGTTTAAGTGATGTTATGCAATTCAATCCCGAACATCCTAAAATCGTGGATTTGAAAATGCAGGTGGAAAGTATCACGACCCAAAGGGATGCGAAGGCTGCCGAAAGAATGGCCTATCAGACGCAGGTGTCCAAGCTGCGCGCTATTTATACGAGCGCTGAGAATGTTCACAAAAAAGGAAAACCTTTGGATGCCATTGCCGCTTACGAGCGTGTCATTGCATCGTCCTTGCCGGACCCCAACGGGTTTAAGGGACAGGCGAAAAGAAACATCGCTTCGATCCGACAAATGATGAACTCCAAGACGGCAACGTTACAAAGCGAGGCGGAAAAGTATTATCAGGCCCAGAACATAAAAGGCGCCATCTTGTCATTGCGTAAAGCTCGCGTGATGGACCCGACGAACCCAGACCTTCCCGAAAAGATCGAACGTTATACTACGGAGCTGCGTAAGCAGATGATGACGATTTATCAAGAGGGAATTCTTGAGGAAAGTTTTGGTAACGTTGATGGTGGAGAATCCAAGGCGGGCGCAAAAGACAAGTGGCGAAAAATTCTGGAGCTCGATATTCCCGATGGGGAATATTATAAAAAAGCTTACATCAAATTGAAGAAATACGGAGCTCTTTAG
- a CDS encoding DUF192 domain-containing protein, which produces MMAALINKTTNQTLIPDLKVAKTFWSRGKGLLGRASLPGEEALWILRCNSIHTFFMQFPIDCVFVDKNLKVKAIYEDVRPGRLVFPVWGASSVIEMAAGTVSKTKVSVGDQLYVGA; this is translated from the coding sequence ATGATGGCAGCTTTGATTAACAAAACGACAAATCAAACTTTAATTCCGGATCTGAAAGTCGCTAAAACTTTTTGGTCACGTGGTAAGGGACTTTTAGGACGTGCTTCGTTGCCTGGCGAAGAAGCTTTATGGATTCTTCGGTGCAATAGTATTCACACGTTCTTTATGCAGTTTCCGATTGATTGTGTTTTCGTGGATAAAAACCTGAAGGTGAAAGCCATCTACGAAGATGTTCGACCCGGGCGCCTGGTATTTCCTGTGTGGGGAGCCAGCTCGGTGATCGAAATGGCAGCGGGCACTGTCAGCAAAACGAAAGTCAGTGTGGGAGATCAACTTTATGTGGGCGCTTAG
- a CDS encoding trypsin-like serine protease yields MNIRSASLLLSTALLFTACTQNKAGLMELSRQNTAIVNGTAALPQDLVTASTVALIAEFEGQPYSFCTGTLISEDLILTASHCLEYTEKASDVSIFFGATLPTQMSDARILKVANFERHSGYEMIYDDSGDPVTAINDVAVIRLSEKAPTEKVVTSILAPETELKAGQSLLLAGYGLIDDVKGVRAQGLYFTSVPLAKVWDTILVTDQGRSGACSGDSGGPAFLETANGLVVAGVTRGPHDKATDCHSYGEYTYASKHKQFILDSAKKLGAQPPQFVDLK; encoded by the coding sequence ATGAACATCCGGTCTGCATCACTTTTACTTTCTACCGCTCTACTTTTTACCGCCTGCACCCAAAACAAAGCCGGCTTAATGGAGCTTTCTCGTCAAAACACGGCCATCGTCAACGGTACAGCCGCTTTACCTCAAGACTTGGTGACGGCCTCTACGGTAGCGCTCATCGCAGAGTTTGAGGGCCAGCCCTATTCATTTTGCACAGGCACTCTGATTTCAGAAGATTTGATTCTAACGGCCAGCCACTGTTTGGAATATACAGAAAAGGCTTCTGATGTTTCTATTTTCTTCGGCGCCACCCTACCCACACAGATGAGCGATGCGCGAATTTTGAAAGTTGCGAACTTCGAAAGACATTCCGGCTATGAAATGATTTATGATGACAGCGGTGATCCGGTCACTGCCATCAATGACGTCGCCGTTATTCGCTTGAGCGAAAAAGCTCCGACAGAAAAAGTTGTCACCTCTATTCTTGCACCGGAAACAGAGCTTAAAGCAGGTCAGTCCTTGCTTCTGGCCGGTTACGGTTTGATTGATGACGTGAAAGGCGTCCGCGCTCAGGGTCTGTACTTTACTTCTGTTCCGCTGGCTAAGGTGTGGGATACGATTTTAGTCACTGATCAGGGACGTTCGGGCGCTTGCAGCGGGGACTCAGGCGGACCTGCCTTCCTAGAGACCGCAAACGGACTTGTCGTCGCCGGCGTCACCCGTGGCCCCCACGATAAAGCGACGGATTGTCATTCTTACGGTGAATACACTTATGCCTCTAAGCACAAGCAATTCATTTTGGACTCTGCGAAAAAGCTGGGCGCGCAACCTCCTCAATTTGTCGACCTTAAGTAG
- a CDS encoding Maf family protein has translation MTPLQLVLASESPRRRALLKEAGFDFDVVPVKVSEIPNKNLNANDQILDIARRKARAAFEVLKVDRKAPFIVLTADTEVIFGGGPLGKPQDKDDAYRILKLLSGRFHEVITGVCVINSETGLEFSQTETTQIYFKHLQDQEIWDYINTGEPMDKAGAYGIQGRGGDFVEKYVGPFDNVVGLPMDLVKILLQKGGWPPPSSAGCK, from the coding sequence ATGACACCACTTCAACTTGTTTTGGCATCCGAGTCGCCACGTCGTCGGGCACTTCTTAAAGAAGCAGGCTTCGACTTTGACGTGGTTCCAGTTAAAGTATCGGAAATTCCTAACAAAAACCTGAATGCAAACGACCAAATTTTGGATATTGCTAGACGTAAAGCCAGAGCGGCCTTCGAAGTCCTGAAGGTCGATCGCAAAGCTCCCTTTATCGTCTTAACGGCTGACACTGAAGTGATCTTTGGCGGAGGCCCCCTCGGAAAACCCCAGGACAAAGACGACGCTTATCGCATTTTAAAACTTTTGTCGGGGCGCTTTCACGAAGTGATCACCGGAGTTTGCGTTATCAATAGTGAAACCGGCCTGGAATTTTCTCAAACTGAGACAACCCAGATCTACTTTAAACACCTTCAAGACCAGGAAATCTGGGACTACATAAATACGGGTGAACCCATGGACAAAGCAGGAGCTTACGGCATCCAGGGACGGGGTGGAGATTTTGTCGAAAAATATGTGGGACCCTTCGACAATGTGGTTGGTCTCCCTATGGATCTTGTAAAAATTTTGCTGCAAAAAGGTGGCTGGCCACCCCCTTCTTCAGCCGGTTGTAAATAA
- a CDS encoding sulfatase-like hydrolase/transferase, whose amino-acid sequence MQKVILTLLLSLLSLVQLSCKANDKNSVLVIAVDELTTSDVLCSQEEAERSGFQLLCNESVRFTHAFSPSTLSVPAMASLLTGLYPYQHKVRHNGRPGLAPELELASELALQQDYRTSFFSGGAPVFRRSGLNQGFELFEDNLVPTFSSLFRPFKKNADAFMQWLHQDVGPDSFFSVFYVPDLIFTTTVTMTDLGETRNLSFESQLDELDESLYELFQSLKAANRWDNTTVVLVGLNGHTTSERYKELSPLNLHGENTQVALFIKPSQKRKRDLAIHWKVDQNVSLVDVGRTLFELLGESIIDNDAASFPALSLQGALKSPNVTWAEDRPLLIESGWAFWRKAGPIRSAGISHHVLYINDESPLLYNTLVDRFEVNPLPLLQESILPTTQKLQNLLSKNQFPAFPPIQSEWTKKLSLPFSRWMRPDQEADLLRDLKRLLAQQPQSLDLLNWTAQIALNQRDWETLKNLGTKNKISVWQYVAEKNLNSKTAKVTDSCFPLLTVATIETEQLKNCTDPLFLELVDWLRAEARGFSRDAQRKRFERSFRNYMLDQQIQRANIAAGLIWDTSRENIFAPSRTEFALSLPEYARVRAQAYKAIQTDEY is encoded by the coding sequence ATGCAGAAAGTCATTTTAACTCTTCTTCTCTCACTCCTGAGCTTGGTCCAGCTTTCTTGCAAGGCGAATGACAAAAACTCCGTTTTAGTCATCGCGGTTGATGAGCTGACGACAAGTGACGTCTTATGCAGCCAGGAAGAGGCTGAACGATCCGGTTTTCAATTGCTTTGCAATGAATCCGTTCGCTTCACTCACGCTTTTTCGCCCTCGACCCTGTCGGTTCCTGCCATGGCGTCCTTGTTGACCGGCCTTTATCCTTATCAGCACAAAGTTCGACACAATGGTCGCCCAGGTCTAGCTCCCGAGTTAGAGCTGGCTTCGGAGCTTGCTCTGCAACAGGACTATCGTACAAGCTTTTTTTCCGGCGGCGCCCCGGTGTTTCGCCGATCGGGATTGAATCAAGGGTTTGAACTCTTCGAGGACAACCTTGTGCCCACCTTCTCTAGTTTGTTTCGCCCCTTCAAAAAGAATGCGGACGCCTTTATGCAGTGGCTGCATCAGGATGTGGGGCCTGATTCTTTCTTCAGCGTATTTTACGTTCCCGATCTGATCTTCACAACGACTGTGACAATGACAGATCTCGGGGAAACCCGAAACTTAAGCTTTGAAAGCCAACTTGATGAACTTGATGAAAGCCTTTATGAACTCTTCCAGAGTCTTAAAGCCGCGAATCGCTGGGACAACACGACCGTAGTTCTTGTTGGACTTAATGGACACACGACGAGCGAACGATACAAGGAGCTTTCTCCTTTAAACTTACACGGCGAAAACACCCAGGTCGCGCTATTTATAAAACCCTCTCAAAAAAGAAAACGCGATCTCGCCATTCACTGGAAAGTGGATCAGAATGTCTCTTTGGTTGACGTCGGTCGCACTCTTTTTGAACTTCTTGGTGAAAGCATTATCGACAACGATGCGGCCTCCTTTCCCGCCCTTTCTTTACAAGGAGCATTGAAAAGCCCTAATGTGACCTGGGCCGAGGACAGACCGCTTTTAATTGAGTCGGGTTGGGCCTTTTGGCGTAAGGCGGGACCGATTCGCAGCGCGGGGATCTCGCACCATGTTCTTTATATCAATGATGAAAGTCCGCTGCTTTACAATACGCTGGTCGATCGCTTTGAAGTGAATCCCCTGCCTTTGTTGCAGGAAAGTATTTTACCGACGACCCAGAAGCTGCAAAATTTGCTTAGCAAAAATCAGTTCCCGGCATTTCCTCCAATTCAATCCGAATGGACAAAGAAGCTAAGCCTGCCTTTTTCGCGCTGGATGCGTCCGGATCAAGAGGCGGATCTGCTACGGGATCTCAAACGTCTTTTGGCGCAACAACCCCAAAGTTTAGATCTGTTGAACTGGACGGCGCAAATAGCCTTAAATCAAAGGGATTGGGAAACGCTCAAAAATCTGGGAACTAAGAACAAGATCTCGGTATGGCAGTACGTCGCCGAAAAAAACCTAAATAGTAAAACCGCCAAAGTCACTGACAGCTGCTTTCCTTTGTTAACCGTGGCGACTATCGAAACAGAACAACTGAAAAACTGCACGGATCCGCTCTTTCTGGAACTGGTTGACTGGCTTCGCGCAGAGGCGCGTGGGTTTTCCCGGGATGCGCAAAGAAAACGCTTTGAACGTTCATTCAGAAATTACATGTTGGATCAACAGATTCAGCGGGCCAATATTGCCGCCGGTTTGATTTGGGACACGTCACGGGAAAATATCTTTGCTCCCTCACGAACAGAATTCGCGCTCAGCCTTCCTGAATACGCGCGCGTGCGAGCACAAGCCTATAAGGCCATCCAAACTGACGAATACTAA
- a CDS encoding FHA domain-containing protein, with protein MWALRILTGPQAGQIVELKMGKNLIGRAPQCDIKLVSPGVSKEHTEVAVFKEKIVITDLKSSNGTYLNGIRIQNGIMRLGDKLGIHDILVDVIPAPEARPQAPRSQAGQGVPAPMPYYGGGAAPQMPQQMGLPQQMGMPHGMPQPMGAMPGAAPGPAPAPAYQQGGFKGLLDKVNDYLDRVALPGVYKLPQFLELKLVLLGFVALFIFSTTLLSMIPMVAITRASIVSESKRRAASIARTLATINQAALLQNSYSSLSTNAAEAEDGVKQVLIVQQSDGMILAPATRAGTTPDLPFVHKARTEMRPQSVEVDSSTIGASFPIGLFDPNTGEQAVKAHAIVLYDIGSLAFDDGRAISLFMQTLVIASLVGLLIYFFMYKLIEYPIVTLNAQLDTAMREKKDNTEVNFQFPALQALIGNINSLLTRYIHGESDSGGPGAAGFMNKDGEAENLVQLIGFPSIAISREGRIIACSASFAQVAHAEVAQLQGQMFNTIPDAALQQNLDGLLARTRENPRAIHTDQLEFSGHLCILSCQAMCSSGQEIDYYIVTVSPTEGGS; from the coding sequence ATGTGGGCGCTTAGAATTTTAACCGGCCCTCAGGCAGGACAGATTGTGGAGCTGAAGATGGGGAAAAACCTCATCGGCCGTGCTCCACAATGTGACATTAAGTTGGTGTCGCCCGGTGTTTCTAAGGAGCACACTGAAGTTGCCGTCTTTAAAGAAAAAATTGTTATCACAGATTTGAAATCCAGTAACGGAACTTATCTTAATGGTATTCGTATTCAAAACGGTATCATGAGATTGGGTGATAAGCTGGGTATTCACGATATTTTGGTGGATGTTATTCCGGCTCCGGAGGCGCGACCACAGGCACCTCGTTCTCAGGCAGGTCAGGGTGTTCCTGCGCCGATGCCTTATTACGGAGGAGGAGCCGCGCCGCAAATGCCACAACAAATGGGCCTGCCACAACAGATGGGAATGCCTCACGGAATGCCTCAACCCATGGGCGCAATGCCTGGAGCCGCTCCCGGCCCAGCACCGGCGCCCGCTTACCAACAAGGCGGATTCAAAGGGTTGTTGGATAAGGTCAATGACTATTTAGATCGTGTGGCTTTGCCTGGTGTTTACAAGCTGCCACAGTTCCTCGAGTTGAAACTGGTCTTACTGGGTTTCGTGGCTCTATTTATTTTTTCGACGACTTTGTTATCGATGATTCCGATGGTGGCAATCACCCGGGCTAGCATCGTGAGTGAAAGTAAGCGTCGGGCGGCTTCCATAGCGCGTACGTTGGCCACGATCAATCAAGCGGCTCTTTTGCAAAACAGTTATTCGTCTTTAAGTACGAATGCAGCGGAAGCCGAAGATGGCGTGAAGCAAGTTCTTATTGTTCAGCAATCTGATGGGATGATTCTGGCGCCGGCGACCCGGGCGGGAACGACACCGGATTTACCCTTTGTGCATAAGGCACGCACAGAAATGCGACCACAATCGGTGGAAGTGGACTCGTCCACAATTGGCGCCAGTTTTCCGATTGGATTGTTTGATCCCAACACCGGGGAACAGGCGGTAAAAGCCCATGCCATCGTTCTTTATGATATTGGAAGTCTGGCTTTCGATGACGGCAGGGCCATCAGTCTGTTCATGCAAACTTTGGTGATCGCGTCGCTGGTGGGATTGCTTATTTATTTCTTCATGTACAAGCTGATTGAATATCCGATTGTTACTTTAAATGCGCAATTAGATACAGCCATGAGAGAGAAGAAAGACAATACCGAAGTGAATTTTCAATTCCCTGCACTTCAGGCATTGATTGGCAACATCAACAGTCTTCTGACTCGCTATATTCACGGTGAATCTGACAGTGGGGGGCCGGGGGCTGCGGGTTTCATGAATAAAGATGGTGAGGCGGAAAATCTGGTTCAGTTGATTGGCTTTCCTTCCATCGCCATTTCACGAGAAGGTCGAATTATCGCATGCAGTGCCTCTTTTGCTCAGGTGGCGCATGCGGAAGTGGCGCAGCTTCAGGGGCAAATGTTTAATACAATTCCCGATGCGGCTCTTCAGCAGAATCTTGATGGTCTTTTGGCGCGCACGCGGGAAAATCCACGCGCCATTCACACTGATCAACTTGAGTTCAGCGGGCATCTGTGTATTTTAAGCTGTCAGGCAATGTGTTCCAGTGGTCAAGAGATAGACTATTACATCGTCACAGTTTCACCAACTGAGGGAGGTTCGTAA
- a CDS encoding FHA domain-containing protein, with protein sequence MSAAPQVKDALKFSIEVTKGPHAGLKSTFAKGSVTIGRGPENDIVLSSDPRTSRQHAEIKQRSGHEFVIVNLSQKNFVLVNGQSIQSEIINNDSVIQIGDTEIRFQAELPPSVSQSAPLASPTASILTPAPAPTAQIPKPQMPPRPMPTANSSMPYGQGLPTMPAQGMPPAQPMGYGGYQPPPPGAGPMPGSGPRAAGGGPLANPKVRFYGIIAIVALVGWWFFSSSGNKGKKDPNAIRTSSISMQDVMDAEKRSQELLTIKKEKYDSIQYRRAQENFIKGFRDFQQGQYARAREAFQVVLNLDPDNELAKRYYHLSKIKFDELVKFNMIQGNRYREKKNWRMCQSNYQNVMTMLQNRKDDPSFKEAKQFYEECTLNLEGRF encoded by the coding sequence ATGAGCGCGGCCCCTCAAGTGAAAGATGCTTTGAAATTCAGTATTGAAGTGACGAAAGGTCCCCATGCGGGGTTGAAGTCCACCTTTGCAAAGGGGTCCGTCACAATCGGTCGCGGTCCTGAAAACGACATCGTTCTTTCCAGTGATCCGCGCACCAGTCGACAACACGCAGAGATCAAGCAACGCTCGGGTCACGAGTTTGTGATCGTCAATCTAAGTCAGAAAAATTTTGTTTTGGTCAATGGCCAAAGCATTCAGTCCGAAATCATTAACAATGATTCGGTGATTCAGATTGGTGATACAGAAATTCGCTTTCAAGCGGAACTGCCGCCGTCGGTTTCACAATCGGCGCCGTTGGCGTCACCGACAGCGTCGATTTTAACGCCAGCACCGGCTCCGACTGCGCAGATACCGAAGCCGCAAATGCCGCCGCGCCCGATGCCGACCGCAAATTCCAGTATGCCTTACGGTCAGGGTTTGCCGACGATGCCTGCGCAGGGAATGCCACCGGCGCAACCCATGGGCTATGGCGGTTATCAACCGCCGCCTCCTGGGGCTGGCCCGATGCCAGGTTCTGGGCCTCGCGCTGCGGGCGGAGGGCCGTTAGCGAATCCTAAAGTTCGCTTTTATGGCATCATTGCCATAGTTGCGTTGGTGGGATGGTGGTTCTTTTCGTCCTCTGGCAATAAGGGAAAAAAAGATCCGAATGCTATTCGCACCAGTTCGATCAGCATGCAGGACGTGATGGATGCGGAAAAGCGTTCCCAAGAGCTTTTAACGATAAAAAAAGAGAAGTATGATTCTATTCAGTACCGTCGAGCGCAAGAAAACTTTATCAAGGGCTTCCGAGACTTTCAGCAAGGTCAGTACGCCCGTGCTCGAGAAGCCTTTCAGGTCGTTCTTAATCTGGACCCTGACAACGAGTTGGCAAAACGCTATTATCATTTATCTAAGATCAAGTTTGATGAGTTGGTTAAATTTAATATGATTCAGGGCAATCGTTACAGAGAGAAGAAGAATTGGCGGATGTGCCAATCCAATTATCAAAATGTGATGACGATGCTGCAAAATCGTAAAGACGATCCTTCCTTTAAGGAAGCCAAGCAGTTCTATGAAGAGTGTACTTTAAACTTGGAGGGTAGATTCTAA